One Prolixibacteraceae bacterium DNA segment encodes these proteins:
- a CDS encoding AAA family ATPase yields the protein MSKIFISQLHINKLLSINDTSIDVSNSQLKHLIITGKNGSGKTMLLNSIMDFFRFDCYEAPHVQKNLDDRLYLRDKLNIGKLDHKEQKKIKSKYDEVFSRTSDVFRTLEVHMIPSMDESFTLVESGKAIFTMFSANRRVDMLIPKNPIKPSFVHGSSFIKDHKQSKEFVKFLVDLKVQEALARNEGEIKEADKIRDWFTSFTDLLKRLFEDQYLKLNFDFRTYQFTIHSEDKVFGFNELSDGYSAVIDIIADLILAMQNEDGSLNGIYDKPGIVLIDEVETHLHLKLQKEIMPFLTTVFPNIQFIVTTHSPFVLSSLDNAVAYDLEKKQKLTDLQEYSYESLTEGYFKVKTESSYLGLKLKRVEELLKLETKDKAQDRELKELIELFDNLNHAVTPDNVIAKYNKLLLRYL from the coding sequence ATGTCGAAAATATTTATCTCACAACTTCATATAAACAAACTCTTATCAATCAATGATACTTCCATTGATGTGTCAAATAGTCAATTAAAGCATCTGATTATTACAGGGAAAAATGGATCTGGTAAAACAATGCTTTTAAATTCAATAATGGATTTTTTTCGTTTTGATTGTTACGAAGCTCCTCATGTACAAAAAAATTTAGATGATAGATTGTATCTAAGAGATAAATTAAATATTGGCAAATTAGATCATAAGGAGCAAAAAAAAATTAAATCAAAATATGACGAAGTTTTTAGTCGGACGAGTGATGTTTTTAGAACTTTGGAAGTACATATGATTCCTTCTATGGATGAATCTTTTACCCTAGTTGAATCAGGGAAAGCCATATTTACAATGTTCTCTGCCAATAGAAGAGTTGATATGTTAATCCCAAAGAATCCTATTAAACCTAGTTTTGTACATGGATCTTCATTTATAAAAGATCATAAACAATCGAAAGAATTTGTTAAGTTTCTTGTTGATTTAAAGGTTCAAGAAGCTCTTGCACGTAATGAAGGTGAAATTAAAGAGGCCGATAAGATTAGAGATTGGTTTACTTCATTCACTGATTTATTAAAACGTCTATTTGAAGATCAATATCTCAAATTAAATTTTGATTTTAGAACTTATCAGTTTACGATTCATTCTGAAGATAAAGTGTTTGGTTTTAATGAACTATCGGATGGATATTCTGCTGTAATAGATATTATTGCAGACTTGATTTTAGCTATGCAAAACGAAGATGGTTCTTTGAATGGTATTTATGATAAGCCTGGTATTGTTTTAATTGATGAAGTCGAGACTCATCTTCACTTAAAACTTCAAAAGGAGATTATGCCATTTCTAACAACCGTATTTCCGAATATTCAATTTATTGTAACCACACACTCTCCATTCGTTCTTTCTTCATTGGATAATGCTGTAGCTTATGATCTGGAGAAGAAACAAAAACTTACAGATTTACAAGAGTATTCTTATGAGTCATTAACAGAAGGGTATTTTAAAGTAAAAACCGAATCATCTTATCTAGGTCTAAAATTGAAGAGAGTGGAAGAGCTTCTTAAACTAGAAACAAAAGATAAAGCTCAAGATCGAGAGTTGAAAGAATTGATTGAATTATTTGACAATTTAAATCATGCTGTTACACCGGACAATGTGATTGCAAAGTATAATAAACTTCTTTTACGTTATCTATAG
- a CDS encoding DUF5110 domain-containing protein — translation MKQRIQSIILPLLILFLAMGCTNADQSNLSKKWKKVYPGVWKNDSRKSPTYDLLSSSGSSPKTEILKTFKNSAFPLSKNEIEISQKNGKTYLSFPLERKEQIYGLGLNFKTVKRRGQIFRLHVDHYNGVDNGRNHAPVPFFVSSKGYGVLINAARYIDVYVGTGVRKNAKNPAVVKDRNMDPTWEPMPYSDNIEIIVPESGVDVILFAGDNMMEVVQKFNLYCGGGFIPPKWGLGFWHRTPTMYNQKKVTEEINNFKKKKFPLDVIGLEPGWHSKAYPCTFEWDSTRFPTPKQFTQKLLKKDHIRLNLWCNPYLWPGSDLDKKMEPYTGSHTVWNGTIPDYTIPEAQKVFQNHIKKHQLDLGISGFKIDEVDGLDRWLWPDYATFPSGLDGEQMRQTYGTLLMKTTNDAYRSKNERTYGLIRAANAGSVSYPYVIYNDYYNHKDFITALINSSFSGVLWTPEVRASKTSEEWVRRMQSVCFAPIAMLNAWANGTKPWSYPEVYEACQEVAFLRMQLLPYIYSTFAQYYLKGTPPFRAMELVDHQIKGGIKVSKKLDDTENPYAETASKDLKDQYMMGDYILVAPMFEGQKKREVLLPKGRWFDFYTGKLVGEGGKITVQCGLDKIPLFIKDGAIIPMIPKIRQTSEWTLETPITVRVYGNKSGSFELYNDDGSSLNYEKGDYSLIKLKRDGTSTSTEIINNGKWQPKHISWEFVTK, via the coding sequence ATGAAACAAAGAATCCAGTCAATAATATTACCATTATTGATACTCTTTTTGGCTATGGGATGCACAAACGCAGACCAATCGAACCTCTCAAAAAAATGGAAAAAGGTCTATCCCGGAGTATGGAAAAACGATAGTCGAAAGAGTCCAACATACGATCTTCTATCTAGTTCCGGTTCTTCTCCAAAGACAGAGATACTAAAAACATTCAAAAACAGTGCTTTTCCTCTTTCAAAGAATGAGATTGAAATATCTCAAAAGAATGGAAAGACCTATCTAAGTTTTCCCTTAGAACGCAAAGAGCAAATTTATGGTTTAGGATTAAACTTCAAAACCGTAAAAAGAAGAGGGCAAATATTTCGTCTACATGTAGACCACTACAATGGGGTAGATAATGGGAGAAACCATGCACCTGTTCCATTTTTTGTATCCAGCAAAGGATACGGAGTATTAATTAATGCAGCACGATATATTGATGTTTATGTTGGTACAGGAGTACGCAAAAATGCAAAGAATCCTGCTGTAGTGAAAGATCGAAATATGGACCCAACATGGGAGCCTATGCCATATTCCGACAATATCGAGATTATTGTTCCAGAATCGGGAGTCGATGTAATCCTTTTTGCAGGTGACAACATGATGGAAGTAGTTCAAAAATTTAACCTCTATTGTGGTGGTGGATTCATACCTCCTAAATGGGGATTGGGATTTTGGCACCGAACTCCTACTATGTATAACCAGAAAAAGGTAACTGAGGAGATCAACAATTTCAAAAAGAAGAAATTTCCTCTTGACGTAATTGGTCTAGAGCCAGGCTGGCATAGCAAAGCCTATCCATGTACTTTTGAGTGGGATTCTACTCGTTTTCCTACACCAAAACAGTTTACCCAGAAATTATTAAAGAAGGATCACATACGACTCAACCTTTGGTGTAATCCATATCTATGGCCAGGATCGGATCTAGACAAAAAGATGGAGCCATATACCGGATCACACACAGTATGGAATGGGACCATTCCTGACTATACCATCCCTGAAGCACAAAAAGTATTTCAGAATCACATTAAGAAACACCAACTTGATTTAGGAATTAGTGGGTTTAAGATCGATGAAGTGGATGGTTTAGATCGTTGGTTATGGCCCGATTATGCTACTTTCCCTTCAGGGTTAGACGGAGAGCAGATGCGCCAAACGTATGGCACTCTCTTAATGAAAACAACGAATGATGCATACCGTTCAAAAAATGAACGTACTTACGGACTGATTCGTGCAGCCAACGCAGGCTCCGTATCTTATCCTTATGTAATCTACAATGACTACTACAATCATAAAGATTTTATCACTGCACTTATCAATTCTAGTTTTTCAGGGGTGCTATGGACACCCGAAGTTCGTGCGAGCAAAACATCTGAAGAGTGGGTTCGTAGAATGCAGTCTGTCTGTTTTGCTCCCATTGCGATGTTAAATGCATGGGCCAATGGAACCAAACCATGGAGCTATCCTGAAGTGTACGAGGCTTGTCAAGAGGTTGCATTTCTTCGCATGCAACTGCTACCATATATTTATTCCACTTTTGCGCAATACTATTTGAAAGGAACTCCTCCATTTAGAGCAATGGAACTAGTAGACCATCAGATAAAAGGGGGTATAAAGGTATCCAAGAAGTTAGACGATACGGAGAATCCATATGCAGAAACAGCGAGCAAAGATCTTAAAGATCAATATATGATGGGAGATTATATATTGGTAGCACCCATGTTTGAAGGACAAAAGAAGCGTGAAGTCCTTCTTCCTAAAGGGCGTTGGTTTGACTTTTACACAGGAAAGCTTGTTGGAGAAGGTGGAAAGATAACAGTGCAATGTGGATTAGATAAGATCCCTCTTTTCATAAAAGACGGGGCAATCATTCCGATGATCCCTAAAATTAGACAAACATCTGAATGGACATTAGAAACCCCTATCACAGTTCGTGTATATGGTAACAAATCAGGTTCTTTCGAACTATATAACGATGATGGCTCTTCTTTAAATTATGAAAAGGGAGACTATAGTTTAATCAAACTTAAGAGAGATGGAACTTCAACTAGTACTGAAATCATAAATAATGGCAAGTGGCAACCAAAACATATCTCTTGGGAATTTGTTACAAAGTAA
- a CDS encoding PepSY domain-containing protein has protein sequence MKSFNWRKINRKLHLWIGLSSGLILFIVSLSGTMFVFADEVIDWCAGDAKYVQVEEGQKKLPPSVLIASFHERYPERGIFYFDTYKKRERSFRVASNRDKKDFAYTYINPYTGDVIKTSRSYWFFYTVAARIHAHFMVPKYGHYIVSYATLLFFFELLGGLILWYPRRWNRSSRKSSFTVKLGGKLQRKFYDIHKVIGFYVLVPSLIICITGLCMGFPSWNKIAQSSFDGTTGVWKKSREYMPKYEENRKRLDLDNIVSKLQDDNSTAEVLRVGLPFMNPNQTYYMIIQGAWIGIKCFDDAELFYVNRYNGKRIVFPERLIRAFEVDQVIFNFHVGHWMGLWGKIFTFIIGLIMTSMPVTGFVIWLNRRRD, from the coding sequence ATGAAGTCATTTAATTGGAGAAAAATAAACAGAAAACTACATCTATGGATCGGACTCTCTTCCGGGCTTATATTATTCATTGTATCGCTGTCAGGTACCATGTTTGTGTTTGCTGATGAGGTGATTGACTGGTGTGCAGGAGATGCTAAATATGTTCAAGTGGAGGAAGGGCAAAAGAAGCTTCCCCCCTCTGTATTGATTGCCTCTTTCCATGAAAGATATCCAGAACGTGGCATATTCTATTTCGATACCTATAAAAAGAGAGAACGCTCTTTTCGTGTTGCATCCAATAGAGACAAGAAAGATTTTGCTTATACCTATATCAATCCTTATACTGGAGACGTAATAAAGACCTCTCGATCATATTGGTTCTTTTATACGGTGGCTGCTCGAATCCATGCCCATTTTATGGTTCCTAAATATGGCCATTATATCGTATCGTATGCCACCTTGTTATTCTTTTTTGAACTATTAGGTGGTTTGATCCTTTGGTATCCTAGAAGATGGAATCGCTCTTCTCGCAAATCATCATTTACAGTGAAATTAGGAGGTAAATTGCAACGAAAGTTCTACGATATTCATAAGGTTATCGGGTTTTATGTACTTGTCCCTTCATTGATAATCTGCATCACTGGTTTGTGTATGGGATTCCCGAGTTGGAATAAGATCGCTCAATCTTCTTTTGACGGAACTACAGGGGTTTGGAAAAAGTCGAGGGAGTATATGCCTAAATATGAGGAGAATCGAAAGAGATTGGATCTGGATAATATTGTTAGCAAATTGCAAGATGATAACTCTACGGCGGAAGTCTTGCGAGTAGGATTACCGTTTATGAATCCAAATCAGACATATTATATGATAATTCAAGGGGCATGGATTGGGATTAAATGCTTCGATGATGCGGAGTTGTTCTATGTGAATCGCTATAATGGCAAACGGATCGTGTTTCCAGAAAGACTAATCCGTGCGTTTGAGGTGGATCAGGTAATTTTTAATTTTCATGTAGGTCACTGGATGGGACTATGGGGAAAGATTTTCACGTTTATTATTGGTCTTATTATGACCTCAATGCCTGTAACAGGTTTTGTGATATGGCTCAATAGAAGAAGAGATTAG
- a CDS encoding AraC family transcriptional regulator, translated as MKSILKSDQFREKVRVKYHKDGFDKPTFEDTEIVYSEDHYHTKLRGVSFNGLKMTMREDSFEIPLKMEVEHDFHFLKLHFEMEGSSLYIPKNSGSTMVDIPGGHYNFFFLPKVKGELHYKPKYRRTLEIIFSENYINNYFQPILNKQFKEFARKMKDREPVLLFEKSRIIPNHMKDIIEQIIRCDFPNELKEVYFISKINELISNFLYEAAHSVESEVPNEIINAKEILKKEYDNPPTILLLSRRIGINQSKLKKDFKYHFNKTIYAFITETRMQIALLLIKRNQSSIAEISHHVGYKNPQHFTVAFKKYFGYLPSEQKRRNLLDSSS; from the coding sequence ATGAAATCTATTTTAAAAAGTGATCAGTTTCGTGAGAAGGTTCGGGTGAAATATCATAAAGATGGATTTGATAAACCAACCTTTGAGGATACAGAGATTGTTTATTCAGAAGACCACTACCATACTAAGTTAAGAGGTGTGTCTTTTAATGGATTGAAGATGACAATGCGTGAAGACTCTTTTGAGATTCCACTCAAGATGGAGGTGGAACATGATTTCCATTTTCTAAAGTTGCATTTTGAGATGGAGGGCTCAAGCCTCTATATTCCAAAGAATAGTGGAAGTACCATGGTGGATATTCCTGGGGGACACTACAATTTCTTCTTTCTTCCAAAGGTGAAAGGGGAGCTGCATTATAAACCGAAGTATCGTAGAACATTAGAAATTATATTCTCTGAGAACTATATCAATAACTATTTCCAACCGATACTAAACAAACAATTTAAAGAGTTTGCAAGGAAGATGAAGGATAGGGAACCGGTGCTTCTCTTTGAGAAGAGTCGTATCATTCCCAATCATATGAAAGATATTATAGAGCAGATCATTCGTTGCGATTTTCCAAATGAACTAAAAGAGGTCTATTTTATATCGAAGATTAATGAGCTAATATCTAATTTCTTGTATGAGGCGGCTCATTCTGTTGAATCAGAAGTTCCAAATGAGATTATTAATGCAAAGGAGATATTGAAGAAAGAGTATGATAATCCCCCAACAATTCTTTTGTTATCTCGAAGAATCGGGATCAATCAGAGTAAGTTGAAAAAAGATTTTAAATACCATTTTAATAAAACGATATATGCTTTTATTACCGAGACAAGGATGCAGATAGCATTGTTGTTGATAAAGAGAAATCAATCTTCAATTGCAGAGATATCGCATCATGTGGGATATAAGAATCCCCAACATTTTACTGTTGCTTTCAAAAAGTACTTTGGGTATCTGCCAAGCGAACAGAAGAGAAGGAATCTCTTGGATTCCTCCTCTTGA
- a CDS encoding TonB-dependent receptor has product MNTKNYLYLFFIFFVLSNLTAHSQTRIGEISGTVRSTNGDKLNDVYIEVKRNKIVSVTDQEGQFQIKGIPYGNYQVKLTSVGFKKKVIPLNLFDQKIDLGTITMQPSIEELDEVKIQSDKRPYMREKTEYVSKMPLKNLENPQVYSVVTSQFLEDIQATNIQSSLQNTAGVTNAMQGIGSGGLGMTLNIRGFSADIAMRNGMSTAFKTGTDPINLERIEVVKGPTGTLFGTSVVTSYGGLVNRVTKKPHAKRKGEVSYSTGSYELSRLTLDYNTPLDKAQKVLFRITSAKHAEHSFQDYGRTNSFFVNPSLTYKPNDRLQLDLETEIYNRTGPATFFNVGRAKINHLDELKYDFKKSYGSDYLNSENKAFTVFGKLTYKLSDNWKSETLISSSQTDNTTNYLFLDFFNDADSKRRIMKITSQFINTEIQQNITGSFRMAGLKNRVLIGADYTYLRTPFRRSQVIYDTIGYTAPVKDFNVNKYNQMLSEIQAFRIGQRKQQNMALYGSDIIDLTKYLSVMASIRYDHYVDIEQDYTQNQVSPKFGAVLKLCKNHLTLFGNYMSGFKNITPSITSQREVPLKPEEALQYEGGLKISLFNKKLNSTISYYNITVNDVVRWVREKNQYTQVQDGKKSSKGFEVELNAAPFQGMNVMAGYAYNKSRFIEGDKSIIGNAPYATPENSYNYWLSYKAPRGILHHLGFGFGGNYISDSYLDDRNSITVPGYSVLNASLFYDTNSMRIGLKGNNLTNQNYWANMGTYIQPQKNRNFIVTVSYKF; this is encoded by the coding sequence ATGAATACAAAAAATTATCTATATCTATTTTTCATCTTTTTTGTCCTATCAAACCTTACAGCACATAGCCAAACAAGGATAGGAGAAATAAGTGGTACAGTGCGCTCCACCAATGGGGATAAACTAAACGATGTCTATATTGAAGTAAAACGCAATAAGATTGTCTCGGTAACAGATCAAGAAGGGCAGTTTCAAATCAAAGGGATTCCTTATGGTAACTATCAGGTGAAACTAACATCAGTAGGGTTTAAGAAGAAGGTGATCCCTCTAAATCTATTCGATCAAAAGATAGACCTCGGAACCATCACCATGCAACCTAGCATAGAAGAGCTTGATGAGGTAAAGATACAATCCGATAAAAGACCCTATATGCGGGAAAAAACAGAATATGTATCCAAGATGCCTCTCAAAAACTTAGAAAATCCGCAGGTATACTCTGTGGTTACGTCTCAATTTCTAGAAGACATACAGGCTACCAATATACAGTCGTCGCTACAAAACACTGCGGGTGTCACCAATGCCATGCAAGGCATCGGGTCTGGTGGACTTGGTATGACACTTAATATTAGAGGTTTTAGTGCCGACATTGCAATGAGGAACGGTATGTCTACAGCATTTAAAACAGGAACCGATCCCATCAACCTCGAACGAATTGAGGTCGTCAAAGGACCAACAGGAACACTTTTTGGAACAAGTGTGGTAACCTCTTATGGGGGATTGGTAAATAGAGTAACCAAGAAGCCTCATGCAAAAAGAAAGGGAGAGGTGTCGTACAGTACAGGTTCATACGAACTCTCACGCTTGACATTAGACTATAACACACCTCTCGACAAAGCACAGAAGGTGTTGTTTCGTATTACCTCTGCAAAACATGCAGAACATAGTTTTCAAGATTATGGAAGAACCAATTCATTTTTTGTGAACCCTAGTCTTACCTACAAACCCAATGACAGATTGCAACTAGATCTTGAAACAGAGATATACAACCGCACTGGTCCTGCAACATTCTTTAATGTTGGGCGCGCGAAGATAAACCATCTCGATGAGTTAAAATATGACTTCAAAAAGTCATATGGTAGCGATTATCTAAACAGTGAAAATAAAGCATTCACCGTTTTTGGTAAGCTTACCTATAAGTTAAGTGACAATTGGAAATCAGAGACCCTTATCTCAAGTTCTCAAACCGATAATACCACCAACTATCTCTTTCTTGACTTCTTTAATGATGCAGACAGCAAGAGACGAATTATGAAGATAACCAGTCAATTTATCAACACAGAAATTCAACAAAATATTACGGGATCATTTCGAATGGCAGGATTAAAGAATAGGGTCTTGATTGGGGCAGATTATACATACCTTAGAACTCCCTTTCGCAGGTCACAAGTTATTTATGACACCATTGGGTATACTGCCCCAGTAAAAGACTTCAATGTGAATAAATACAACCAAATGCTTTCTGAAATCCAAGCATTCCGTATTGGTCAACGCAAGCAACAGAACATGGCTCTCTATGGTTCCGATATCATCGATCTCACAAAATATCTATCGGTGATGGCAAGTATTCGATACGACCATTATGTAGATATAGAACAAGACTATACACAAAACCAAGTGTCTCCGAAATTTGGTGCGGTATTAAAACTGTGTAAAAATCATCTAACTCTTTTTGGGAACTATATGAGTGGTTTTAAGAATATCACGCCTTCTATCACCTCTCAAAGAGAGGTCCCTCTAAAACCAGAAGAGGCATTACAATACGAAGGAGGATTAAAAATCTCATTGTTTAACAAAAAACTAAACAGTACCATAAGCTACTACAATATCACCGTAAATGATGTGGTGCGTTGGGTTCGAGAAAAGAACCAATACACGCAGGTACAAGATGGAAAAAAGTCAAGCAAAGGATTCGAAGTAGAACTAAATGCGGCTCCTTTCCAAGGGATGAATGTGATGGCAGGATATGCTTATAATAAAAGTAGATTTATCGAAGGAGACAAGTCCATCATAGGAAATGCTCCATATGCAACCCCTGAAAATTCCTACAACTATTGGCTCTCCTATAAAGCACCTCGAGGCATCCTACATCATTTGGGATTTGGATTTGGAGGAAACTATATTAGCGACTCATACCTCGACGACAGAAATAGTATCACCGTTCCTGGATACTCCGTACTAAATGCAAGTCTATTCTACGACACAAACAGTATGCGCATTGGGCTGAAAGGCAACAATCTTACAAATCAAAACTATTGGGCAAACATGGGCACCTATATTCAACCACAAAAGAACAGAAACTTCATTGTTACAGTCTCTTATAAATTTTAA
- a CDS encoding mechanosensitive ion channel, with amino-acid sequence METIKSILDFSLLHIGTFQITVSSILVVILVAMLTKLLLRLLEKALIQKRLFTTLDDGTAYALLQIIKYFIWIISIAFILETLGVKVTILIAGSAALLVGVGLGLQQTFNDIISGLILLSERSIKMGDILEIDGDVVKVEEIGLRTSKGLNRDDIAVIIPNSLITTNKVINWSHQSKNTRFQINVGVSYGSDIPLVCDTLEKSVREHPDIHHDDSIEVRLVDFGASSLDFEVFFYSENIFKIEKVKSDIRKIIYQRLNENHINIPFPQMDVHMIPNK; translated from the coding sequence ATGGAGACAATAAAAAGCATCTTAGACTTTAGCCTGCTACACATCGGAACCTTTCAAATAACGGTGTCAAGTATTCTCGTAGTTATATTGGTGGCTATGCTAACCAAGCTGTTGTTGAGGCTGCTTGAAAAAGCACTAATCCAAAAAAGACTCTTTACCACACTGGATGATGGCACTGCTTATGCATTGCTCCAAATTATTAAATACTTCATATGGATCATATCTATTGCTTTTATACTTGAGACCCTTGGTGTGAAAGTGACGATTCTGATTGCTGGTTCTGCTGCACTGTTGGTTGGGGTTGGTTTGGGACTACAACAGACTTTTAATGATATTATTTCGGGGTTGATATTGCTTTCAGAACGCTCCATTAAGATGGGAGATATCTTGGAAATTGATGGGGATGTGGTGAAAGTCGAAGAGATTGGACTTCGTACTTCTAAAGGTCTCAATAGAGACGATATTGCGGTGATTATCCCAAATTCATTAATCACGACAAACAAAGTGATCAACTGGAGTCACCAATCGAAGAATACTCGCTTTCAGATCAATGTAGGGGTGAGTTATGGGAGTGATATACCATTAGTTTGTGATACACTTGAAAAAAGTGTGAGAGAACATCCTGATATCCATCACGATGACTCTATTGAGGTACGACTAGTCGATTTTGGGGCCTCTTCTCTCGACTTTGAAGTGTTCTTCTATTCTGAAAATATCTTTAAGATAGAGAAGGTGAAAAGTGATATTCGTAAAATTATATACCAACGACTCAATGAAAACCATATTAATATCCCATTCCCTCAAATGGATGTGCATATGATTCCGAATAAATAA
- a CDS encoding HNH endonuclease, which translates to MNHVFEIEHLLPKAKYPDLKYDWKNLFLVCPYCNGRKSNNLEILNPAEYDLKNILEQRIDDDINCIELKGLIQDPRMEDTISLLKHLVNGKDGLRDLKTQILFDNIQYEVKSFLGNLVRYKRDRSTENRKVIEDSIHVKKEFLGLKYWILSDFNLLSEFENIINW; encoded by the coding sequence GTGAACCATGTCTTTGAGATTGAACATCTACTTCCAAAAGCCAAATATCCAGATTTAAAATATGATTGGAAAAACCTGTTTCTAGTTTGCCCATACTGTAATGGACGAAAATCTAATAACCTTGAGATTCTTAATCCTGCAGAATATGATTTAAAGAATATTCTAGAACAGCGAATTGATGATGATATAAACTGCATAGAATTAAAAGGGTTGATCCAGGATCCACGCATGGAGGATACGATATCACTTTTAAAACATCTAGTAAATGGAAAGGATGGATTAAGGGATTTGAAAACACAGATTCTATTTGATAACATTCAATATGAAGTAAAAAGTTTTCTTGGCAATCTTGTAAGGTATAAAAGAGATAGATCCACTGAAAACAGAAAAGTAATAGAAGATTCTATTCATGTCAAAAAAGAGTTCTTAGGCCTTAAGTATTGGATACTTAGTGATTTTAATCTTTTATCTGAATTTGAAAATATCATTAATTGGTAA
- a CDS encoding endonuclease/exonuclease/phosphatase family protein produces MAFKTLFLVLSFLCLYVQAQPKQDKEIRIMTYNIHHGADSDGKLNLSNIGSIIQENNLDIVFLQEVDYNVSRSGNKNQSLLLGAQTQLMPLFGKAISLNRGAYGVALLSKYNVLKSEVHKLPHTSSTEQRVALESILALPCGKRIRVINAHLTHVSETLRSKQLAYIQKLVHDEIPTILSGDLNALPQEVRKNMPQWKFTNKAKDTTYPALNPQDKIDYILIDSPHNWHVISSKVVDRPEASDHLPLISVLKLN; encoded by the coding sequence ATGGCCTTTAAAACACTCTTTTTAGTACTCTCTTTCTTGTGCCTTTATGTGCAAGCACAACCAAAACAAGATAAAGAGATTCGTATCATGACCTACAACATCCACCACGGAGCTGATAGTGATGGAAAGTTAAACCTGTCGAATATTGGGTCTATTATCCAAGAAAATAACTTAGATATCGTTTTTCTTCAAGAGGTGGACTACAATGTCTCTAGATCGGGCAATAAAAACCAATCTCTATTATTGGGTGCACAGACCCAATTAATGCCCCTCTTTGGGAAAGCAATCTCGCTAAATCGTGGGGCTTATGGTGTTGCTCTCCTCTCCAAATATAATGTATTGAAGTCAGAGGTTCACAAGTTGCCACATACTTCCTCTACAGAGCAGAGAGTGGCTTTGGAATCGATCCTAGCACTCCCTTGTGGAAAGAGAATACGTGTGATCAATGCCCATCTTACGCATGTTTCAGAGACACTCAGATCCAAACAATTGGCCTATATTCAAAAGCTTGTGCATGATGAAATACCAACTATTCTGTCTGGTGACTTGAATGCGTTGCCTCAGGAGGTTCGAAAGAATATGCCCCAATGGAAGTTTACAAATAAAGCGAAAGATACCACTTATCCAGCTTTAAACCCTCAAGATAAGATTGACTATATACTTATCGATTCTCCTCATAATTGGCACGTTATCAGTTCTAAGGTAGTGGATCGACCCGAAGCTTCAGACCATCTTCCACTGATCTCTGTATTAAAGTTAAACTAA